The stretch of DNA ATGAAACGCCGGAAGATCGTGAACTTCTCATCAATGAGGGGATTTTGACTCTCAGCAAAGCTGTAGACGAAATGACTCGGCCAATAGACTCCATTCGGCACCAGGCTAAAACTGTTACTGTGGGTATTTCTCGACCTCAGGATTCACTCCCCTCAATATTGTTAAAAGCACTCGAGATTTTGGGCGCTCAACCTGGGTGGCTAAAGGAACAAGACAAGAGAGTTCTTAAAGTTCTCTCCCAAGTGATTGAGAATGTAAAGGGAGGTATGCTTTACAAAGTGGGAGATTCCGGTAAACCTACCGAATCGACCGGTGAAATTGCCCCAATACAGGTTATTGCAAAATATGGACACTCTGATGGGAAACCATCTCGATATGATACTCCAAACCCAGCAGGTGGAAGTAAGAGAACCGCGTTAAGACTTCGTAGGGCTGTCTGGAGCTCAGGAAAAGGTGGCCAGGAAAGTCTTCTGGTCCTTCCACTTTTCGGAGATAATTCCAGTGATTGCCAATACCTAGCTCTATTGCATGTGGAATTCGCAACTAGAGCTTCTGTCTCACAGAAGATAAACGTTCTTAGGGCGCTAGGCGGAAGATTTCATGATGTTGTGGAAAAACTTGAGGAACAAGCCAGTTCCTGTTCCATAGAAGATTTTGCGCAAAGAATAGCGCCTAGAGACCTTGTTTTGGCTTCCATAGATTCGCTGGTCCTGGCAGTATCCTGCTAAACATCAGCAAGATCTGTCGGATCAGTTTTATTTTTAGATCGACTCTCAATATTTCCAGCTCTGTACCAAGCCCTCTATCCTGAAGGGCTCGGTACCCTCTTACTAGACGAGTCTGAATTCTCCGTTGACTTTTCACAATAATCATATTACAATTCAATTTGTTATTTATATTAGTTAAAGTAATGGATTAAGTTAGCCTTGCGGAGCCCCGTTATGTTAATTTAGCCAATAAGTATCACAAATCAATACTTATCGCTATTTATTCAGGTAAAGCGGTCTCACATCAGAGGGCGTTCATGGATGGCGGCGCAGTGAAAAGGTTGCGATCAAAACAATTACTTGTAGATTTTAAAAGTCGAATTAAAACTCTCTCTGGGATGTCCCTGGTCATTTTATCGTTTTGGATGCCAGCTACAAGTTTTGCAGAGAATTCTTTCTGCCCCACAAATGACCAAGCCCATCGGATGGCTGGAAACCCAATAAATCCAACAATCAACGTTCCTTCGCTATCTTGGGGCAAAATAGTCGATACACCCTCCGGAACAAAAAAATACTACGGCGAACGAGATCTCGTCTATATAAAGATTGCGGATACAAAACGTGGACTGATCCGGGAAGGCGATCGTTTTTGCATCATAAACGAGACAAGGCATTCAAACGATTTGAATCATCGGGTAGTGGGATCCAACTCTCAAGGTAGAATTCTGGGCCAAATAGAGATCACAAGTGTTGGCTGTGACCTAATCATGGGGATAATCCTGGATTGCGGCTCATCGATTATCAAAGGTAGCGAGATAGCTCCAATTTCACTTCCCGAACCTTCCCATTTTTCAGACGCTGATCTATTTTTATCAATTGACGGCCACACGAGTTGAACACAGACAAAGAAAATTTCATGCTTTGCCATTGACAAGCATACCTGATAACGCTCCTTAAATTGCAAATTTAGAAACTTTACAGGGGGGGAACCTACAAATGGTCCAGCGAGAATACGAGTCTGAGCAGGACATTTTTGCCTGGCTGGCTCTTGAAAGAATTCCATTGGTCGGACCACTGAGTATCGCCAAGATGATTGAGGCTTTTGGTGGGCCGGCTGAAGCTTTAGACGCTTCGAGATATGAAATATGTAAAAAAGCCAAGTTGTCGGAGCGTGTCGCCGACTCGGTCATATCTTATAAACCAGCTACTGGAGAGATAGAAAGGGATATATCAACCCTCCAGCGGCTAGGAGCCCGAATTATCACCAGATGGAGCCCAGACTACCCGAGGAACCTAAAAGATATATATGACCCGCCGGCTCTTCTTTTTGTACGAGGCTCACTCTCTACTGATGATTCCAAAGCAGTCGCCATGGTCGGGACAAGAAATCCAACAAGGTATGGCCTCGAATTTGCCAAGTCGATAACTCGAGATCTTGTTCGGTCATCTGTCACGGTAGTAAGCGGTCTGGCTCGAGGTATTGACACGGCCTGTCATCTTTCCGCCTTAAGAGAAGGCGGACGAACTATAGCCGTCCTCGGATGTGGATTAGATGTTATTTATCCTAGAGAAAATGAAAGTTTGATCGAGAGAGTCTCGGAAAATGGCGTGGTAATGACCGAATTCCGA from Desulfomonilaceae bacterium encodes:
- the dprA gene encoding DNA-processing protein DprA, with the translated sequence MVQREYESEQDIFAWLALERIPLVGPLSIAKMIEAFGGPAEALDASRYEICKKAKLSERVADSVISYKPATGEIERDISTLQRLGARIITRWSPDYPRNLKDIYDPPALLFVRGSLSTDDSKAVAMVGTRNPTRYGLEFAKSITRDLVRSSVTVVSGLARGIDTACHLSALREGGRTIAVLGCGLDVIYPRENESLIERVSENGVVMTEFRPGVAPLKTNFFRRNRIVSGLSKAVVVVQAAKKSGSLITAFHALEQNRDVFAVPGNITNERSRGPHHLIKQGAGLVESADDILNALETCGFHKNKDPDEPAIESSVNIQISETAKTILNFLDLDPTPIDLICEGLKLEPGKLLGALLELEMFGLVRQSPGKMFSVAKP